In the Micromonospora narathiwatensis genome, one interval contains:
- a CDS encoding NAD-dependent epimerase/dehydratase family protein has product MTPGGTPGAPGVVVVTGVGRYLAAHVAARLAADPRIERVIGVDPAPPAAELTDLLDGVERIRLDLDSLSALLIDLDVDAVVHLALVSAPDPQHGGRAAMKEQNVIGTMQLLAACQRAPRLRKLVVRSSTAAYGVSFRDPAVFTEETEPREVPRGGFGRDILDIEGYVRGFRRRRPDVTGTVLRFAPFIGSTADTTLTRYFSQPVVPTVFGRDPRLQFVHFDDALEVLHRAVAEDHPGTYNVAGPGVLSLSQAIRRAGRVAVPVLEPGMSGAAAIARTLGFGRYGLDQVDLFVHGRVVDTTRLEREFGFTPRSTAAAFEDFIRAHHGGVVVTRDQLAAAEQLVLEGIRQARAAVRERP; this is encoded by the coding sequence ATGACCCCCGGTGGCACCCCCGGTGCTCCGGGGGTCGTCGTCGTGACCGGGGTCGGGCGCTACCTCGCCGCGCACGTCGCCGCCCGGCTCGCCGCCGACCCGCGCATCGAGCGCGTCATCGGGGTCGACCCGGCGCCCCCCGCCGCCGAGCTCACCGACCTGCTCGACGGCGTCGAACGGATCCGCCTCGACCTCGACTCGCTCAGTGCCCTGCTCATCGACCTCGACGTCGACGCGGTGGTGCATCTTGCGCTGGTCAGCGCGCCCGATCCGCAGCACGGCGGCCGGGCCGCGATGAAGGAACAGAACGTCATCGGCACCATGCAGCTGCTCGCCGCCTGCCAGCGGGCGCCCCGGCTGCGCAAGCTGGTGGTCCGCTCCTCGACCGCCGCGTACGGGGTGTCGTTCCGCGACCCCGCCGTCTTCACCGAGGAGACCGAACCGCGCGAGGTGCCGCGCGGCGGATTCGGCCGCGACATCCTCGACATCGAGGGGTACGTCCGCGGGTTCCGCCGCCGCCGCCCCGACGTCACCGGGACCGTGCTGCGCTTCGCGCCGTTCATCGGCTCCACCGCCGACACCACGCTCACCCGCTACTTCTCCCAGCCGGTGGTGCCCACCGTCTTCGGCCGGGATCCCCGGCTCCAGTTCGTCCACTTCGACGACGCCCTGGAGGTGCTGCACCGCGCGGTCGCCGAGGACCATCCGGGGACGTACAACGTCGCCGGGCCGGGGGTGCTCTCCCTGTCGCAGGCGATCCGCCGGGCGGGCCGGGTGGCCGTGCCGGTGCTGGAACCGGGCATGTCCGGGGCCGCCGCGATCGCCCGCACCCTGGGCTTCGGCCGGTACGGGCTGGACCAGGTCGACCTTTTCGTGCACGGCCGGGTGGTGGACACCACGAGACTGGAACGCGAGTTCGGCTTCACGCCCCGCTCGACCGCCGCCGCCTTCGAGGACTTCATCCGGGCGCACCACGGCGGTGTGGTGGTCACCCGGGACCAGCTCGCCGCGGCCGAGCAGTTGGTGCTGGAAGGCATCCGGCAGGCCCGGGCCGCCGTTCGGGAACGGCCGTGA
- a CDS encoding lysophospholipid acyltransferase family protein has product MAEAEPRAGAPVAPPGPAVADQPGDHWDHKVAKGLAFLRRRLSGDYEVDEFGFDPELTDAVFHPLVRLLYRDWFRTEVSGVEHVPESGAGLVVGNHAGTVALDALVLATALHDRHPAHRYLRLLGADLVFRMPVVSEIARKTGGTVACNPDAERLLGNGELVGVFPEGFKGVGKLYADRYKLQRFGRGGFVSAALRTGTPIVPVAIVGGEEIYPILADIKPLARLLKLPYFPITPTFPWLGPLGMLPLPSKWLIEFCPPIPTAHLRDSADDPLVVFNLADQVRETIQQTLHQLLERRPDPFGP; this is encoded by the coding sequence GTGGCGGAGGCCGAGCCGCGGGCCGGCGCCCCGGTCGCGCCGCCCGGACCGGCGGTGGCGGACCAGCCCGGCGACCACTGGGACCACAAGGTCGCCAAGGGTCTCGCCTTCCTGCGGCGGCGGCTCTCCGGCGACTACGAGGTGGACGAGTTCGGCTTCGATCCGGAGCTGACCGACGCGGTCTTCCACCCGCTGGTCCGGCTGCTCTACCGGGACTGGTTCCGCACCGAGGTCAGCGGCGTGGAGCACGTGCCGGAGTCCGGGGCCGGCCTGGTGGTCGGCAACCACGCCGGCACGGTGGCACTGGACGCGCTGGTGCTGGCCACCGCGCTGCACGACCGGCACCCGGCACACCGCTACCTGCGGCTGCTCGGCGCCGACCTGGTCTTCCGGATGCCGGTGGTCTCCGAGATCGCCCGCAAGACCGGCGGGACGGTGGCCTGCAACCCGGACGCGGAGCGGCTGCTCGGCAACGGCGAGCTGGTCGGCGTCTTCCCGGAGGGGTTCAAGGGGGTCGGCAAGCTCTACGCCGACCGCTACAAGCTCCAGCGGTTCGGCCGGGGTGGATTCGTCTCGGCGGCGCTGCGTACGGGCACGCCGATCGTGCCGGTGGCGATCGTCGGGGGCGAGGAGATCTATCCGATTCTCGCCGACATCAAGCCGCTCGCCCGGCTGCTCAAGCTGCCCTACTTCCCGATCACACCGACGTTCCCCTGGTTGGGGCCGCTGGGCATGCTGCCGCTGCCGAGCAAGTGGCTGATCGAGTTCTGTCCACCGATCCCCACCGCGCACCTGCGTGACTCGGCGGACGACCCGCTGGTCGTGTTCAACCTCGCCGACCAGGTGCGGGAGACCATCCAGCAGACCCTTCACCAGCTGCTCGAACGCCGCCCCGACCCGTTCGGTCCCTGA
- a CDS encoding HAD family hydrolase — protein sequence MTTARRHLVWDWNGTLLDDLDLVVRATNAAFATAGGPVVSADEHRVRFRRPIAAYYAEMLGRAIDEEAFGRLDRIFHDAYRAGLTSCALAADATAAIAAWPGSQSLLSMWFHDELVPTVRTYGLTPHFTRVDGLRAVVGGGHKAEWLAKHLAELGLGGHEVVLIGDSLDDADAAGSVGAPCVLYTGGLSDPARLRASGHPVADTLTDAVTLARALP from the coding sequence ATGACCACTGCGCGGCGCCACCTGGTGTGGGACTGGAACGGCACCCTGCTCGACGACCTCGACCTGGTGGTCCGGGCCACCAACGCGGCCTTCGCCACCGCCGGCGGCCCGGTGGTCAGCGCCGACGAGCACCGGGTGCGGTTCCGTCGGCCGATCGCCGCCTACTACGCCGAGATGCTCGGCCGGGCGATCGACGAGGAGGCGTTCGGCCGGCTCGACCGGATCTTCCACGACGCGTACCGGGCCGGGCTGACCAGCTGCGCCCTCGCGGCCGACGCGACCGCCGCGATCGCCGCCTGGCCGGGCAGCCAGTCGCTGCTGTCCATGTGGTTCCACGACGAGCTGGTCCCGACGGTCCGCACGTACGGGCTGACCCCGCACTTCACCCGGGTGGACGGGCTGCGGGCCGTGGTGGGCGGCGGGCACAAGGCCGAATGGCTGGCCAAGCACCTGGCCGAGCTGGGACTCGGCGGCCACGAGGTGGTGCTGATCGGCGACTCGCTGGACGACGCCGACGCCGCCGGGTCGGTCGGCGCCCCCTGCGTCCTCTACACCGGTGGCCTCTCCGACCCGGCCCGCCTCCGCGCCAGCGGCCACCCCGTCGCCGACACCCTCACCGACGCGGTCACCCTGGCCCGCGCCCTCCCCTGA
- a CDS encoding glutaredoxin family protein: protein MSSDPRLILITRPGCHLCEDAKAALDRVVAVTGDRWIEKDVTEDIGLEREYGDRLPVVLLDGKEHGYWRVEEQRLLRDLTTPQL, encoded by the coding sequence ATGTCCAGTGACCCCCGGCTCATCCTGATCACCCGACCCGGCTGCCACCTGTGCGAGGACGCGAAGGCGGCGCTCGACCGGGTGGTGGCGGTCACCGGCGACCGCTGGATCGAGAAGGACGTCACCGAGGACATCGGGCTGGAACGCGAGTACGGCGACCGGCTGCCGGTCGTCCTGCTCGACGGCAAGGAACACGGCTACTGGCGGGTGGAGGAGCAGCGGCTGCTGCGGGACCTGACCACCCCGCAGCTCTGA
- a CDS encoding ECF subfamily RNA polymerase sigma factor, BldN family, translated as MTTFGYAERPAGVTGPTQRTPVNERLEPRTSTEEMRSLAVRGDGTARRVRNRTHHNEAPPRPVVPGGNAKPASSRLNAPTRPAMPAQGRRVADGPTNADPSAGETAVLPAVPAADTAILPVVPAAATPSTGYPSRPDPSDPATEVWALVERAQAGEAEAFGLIYDRYVDTVFRFVYFRVGNRQLAEDLTSDTFLRALKRIGSFTWQGRDLGAWLVTIARNLVADHFKSGRYRLEVTTGDVLDADREDRGPEGSPEAAVVEHITNVALLTAVKQLNPEQQECIVLRFLQGFSVAETARAMGKNEGAIKALQYRAVRALARLLPDGFQP; from the coding sequence GTGACCACGTTCGGTTACGCGGAACGGCCGGCCGGGGTGACCGGCCCGACCCAGCGGACGCCGGTCAACGAGCGACTGGAGCCGCGCACCTCCACCGAGGAGATGCGGAGCCTCGCCGTACGGGGTGACGGGACGGCGCGACGGGTCCGCAACCGTACGCACCACAATGAGGCGCCGCCGCGTCCGGTGGTGCCGGGCGGCAACGCGAAGCCCGCCAGCAGCCGGCTCAACGCCCCGACCCGGCCGGCGATGCCGGCGCAGGGCCGGCGGGTGGCCGACGGCCCGACGAACGCCGACCCGTCGGCCGGCGAGACCGCCGTGCTGCCGGCGGTGCCGGCCGCCGACACCGCGATCCTGCCGGTGGTGCCCGCCGCCGCGACGCCGTCCACCGGCTACCCGAGCCGCCCCGATCCGTCCGACCCGGCGACCGAGGTGTGGGCGCTGGTCGAGCGGGCGCAGGCCGGCGAGGCCGAGGCGTTCGGCCTGATCTACGACCGGTACGTCGACACGGTCTTCCGCTTCGTCTACTTCCGGGTCGGCAACCGCCAGCTCGCCGAGGATCTCACCTCGGACACCTTCCTCCGGGCGCTCAAGCGGATCGGCAGCTTCACCTGGCAGGGGCGGGACCTGGGGGCCTGGCTGGTCACCATCGCCCGCAACCTGGTCGCCGACCACTTCAAGTCGGGGCGGTACCGGCTGGAGGTCACCACCGGCGACGTGCTCGACGCCGATCGGGAGGACAGGGGGCCGGAGGGCAGCCCGGAGGCGGCGGTGGTCGAGCACATCACCAACGTCGCGCTGCTCACGGCGGTCAAGCAGCTCAACCCGGAGCAGCAGGAGTGCATCGTGCTCCGCTTCCTCCAGGGCTTCTCGGTCGCCGAGACGGCCCGCGCGATGGGCAAGAACGAGGGCGCCATCAAGGCGTTGCAGTACCGGGCGGTCCGGGCGCTGGCCCGGTTGCTGCCCGACGGTTTCCAGCCCTGA
- a CDS encoding helix-turn-helix domain-containing protein — protein MAGSQSDARLSDVRFLTVAEVATVMRVSKMTVYRLVHSGELTAVRVGRSFRVPEHAVHEYLRGAFQETA, from the coding sequence ATGGCCGGGTCGCAGTCCGACGCTCGACTGTCGGATGTCAGGTTCCTGACCGTCGCCGAGGTGGCGACGGTCATGCGGGTGTCCAAGATGACGGTCTATCGCCTCGTGCACAGCGGTGAGCTGACCGCGGTACGGGTCGGCCGATCGTTCCGGGTGCCCGAGCACGCCGTGCACGAGTACCTTCGGGGTGCGTTTCAGGAGACGGCCTGA
- a CDS encoding HAD family hydrolase, which yields MARSRKVTVSTDAHGRTVAWSESPGAAPEVPTPAPSTAAAFFDVDNTMMQGASIYWFARGLAARKYFTTGDLARFAWQQARFRLFATERAGDMSQAKEAALAFIHGWRVDDVERLAEEIFDELMAPRIWAGTRRLAQRHLDAGERVWLVSAAPVEIGRVIAARLGLTGAIGTVAEVVDGTYTGRLVGDLMHGPAKAEAVTRLAAVEGLDLDRCAAYSDSANDLPMLSVVGHPVAINPDPELLRQARRRGWDVRDFRTGRRAFKIAVPSTAAAGLLAGAVTAGLALHRRRHRAD from the coding sequence ATGGCCCGGAGCCGGAAGGTGACGGTCAGCACCGACGCCCACGGCCGCACCGTCGCCTGGTCCGAGAGCCCTGGGGCGGCCCCGGAGGTCCCGACGCCCGCCCCCTCCACCGCCGCTGCCTTCTTCGACGTGGACAACACGATGATGCAGGGCGCCTCGATCTACTGGTTCGCCCGCGGGCTGGCGGCGCGGAAATACTTCACGACCGGTGACCTGGCCCGGTTCGCCTGGCAGCAGGCGAGGTTCCGGCTCTTCGCCACCGAACGCGCCGGGGACATGTCGCAGGCCAAGGAGGCTGCGCTCGCCTTCATCCACGGCTGGCGGGTCGACGACGTGGAACGGCTCGCCGAGGAGATCTTCGACGAGCTGATGGCACCCCGGATCTGGGCGGGCACCCGACGGCTGGCACAGCGGCACCTGGACGCGGGTGAGCGGGTGTGGCTCGTCAGCGCCGCCCCGGTCGAGATCGGCCGGGTCATCGCGGCCCGGCTCGGGCTGACCGGGGCGATCGGCACCGTGGCCGAGGTGGTCGACGGGACGTACACCGGCCGGCTGGTCGGCGACCTCATGCACGGGCCGGCCAAGGCCGAGGCGGTGACCCGGCTCGCCGCGGTCGAGGGGCTGGACCTGGACCGCTGCGCGGCCTACAGCGACTCCGCCAACGACCTGCCGATGCTCTCGGTCGTGGGTCACCCGGTGGCGATCAATCCCGATCCGGAGCTGCTGCGGCAGGCCCGCCGGCGTGGCTGGGACGTCCGCGACTTCCGCACCGGACGCCGGGCGTTCAAGATCGCGGTACCGTCGACGGCCGCCGCCGGGCTGCTCGCCGGCGCGGTCACCGCCGGCCTGGCGCTGCACCGCCGTCGCCACCGCGCCGACTGA
- a CDS encoding 30S ribosomal protein bS22, producing the protein MGSVVKKRRKRMAKKKHRKLLRKTRVQRRRLGK; encoded by the coding sequence ATGGGCTCGGTGGTCAAGAAGCGCCGCAAGCGCATGGCTAAGAAGAAGCACCGCAAGCTGCTGCGCAAGACCCGCGTCCAGCGTCGCCGTCTCGGCAAGTGA
- a CDS encoding redox-sensing transcriptional repressor Rex, whose amino-acid sequence MSQHRHPGAPGRAGAVPALPDLPEATVARLPEYLRALHALADAGDETVSSEALANAAGVNSAKLRKDLSHLGSYGTRGVGYDVALLIDQIESVLGLTQCRSVALVGVGNLGHALAGYDGFASRGFRIAALFDADRARIGEQINGLVVRHIDELPRVAAEESISIGVIATPAPAAQAVADQLVAVGVTSILNFAPCVLSVPEGVDVRKVDLAIELQILSFHEHRKASLTALPATGGSALTALPGGLAATDTQEAIGT is encoded by the coding sequence ATGAGTCAGCACCGTCACCCTGGCGCGCCCGGCCGCGCCGGTGCCGTACCGGCGCTCCCGGACCTGCCCGAGGCGACCGTCGCGCGGCTCCCGGAATACCTCCGTGCCCTGCACGCCCTCGCCGACGCCGGCGACGAGACGGTCTCCAGCGAGGCGCTGGCCAACGCGGCCGGAGTCAACTCGGCGAAGCTCCGCAAGGACCTCTCCCACCTCGGCTCGTACGGGACCCGGGGCGTCGGCTACGACGTGGCCCTGCTGATCGACCAGATCGAGTCGGTGCTCGGGCTCACCCAGTGCCGGTCGGTCGCCCTGGTCGGCGTGGGTAACCTCGGTCACGCCCTGGCCGGCTACGACGGCTTCGCCAGCCGCGGCTTCCGGATCGCCGCCCTTTTTGATGCCGATCGCGCCCGGATCGGCGAGCAGATCAACGGGCTGGTCGTCCGGCACATCGACGAGCTGCCCCGGGTGGCGGCCGAGGAGTCGATCTCGATCGGCGTGATCGCCACCCCGGCGCCGGCCGCCCAGGCGGTGGCCGACCAGCTCGTCGCCGTCGGCGTGACGAGCATCCTGAACTTCGCTCCCTGCGTACTCTCGGTTCCGGAGGGGGTCGACGTGCGCAAGGTCGATCTCGCGATCGAGCTGCAGATCCTGTCCTTCCACGAGCACCGCAAGGCGTCGCTGACCGCGCTCCCCGCCACCGGCGGGTCCGCCCTCACCGCTCTGCCCGGCGGGCTCGCGGCCACCGACACCCAGGAGGCGATCGGCACGTGA
- a CDS encoding sensor histidine kinase yields the protein MTATPLATAPAPTTPAPGLGRQLLRDSGYVLAGMPLAVVSFVVAVTGIALSAALLVTTLGLPVLAGTVYAARLLADLERFRLPGVLRQPRVRPAYLAPEPGSGYWRRILVPLRDSQSWLDLLHAFLKLLVTVPTFAVLLVWWVLAIGGTLYFTYDWAIPRGPGDQDLSQLLGMGDGAEARIVLNTAIGLFCLLSLPLLARGCARLQAGLARSLLTGVAEMRQRITTLEEQKRAAASAEASALRRLERDIHDGPQQRLVRLAMDLSRARQQLAADPEAARRTLDEAVTQTRETLDELRALSRGIAPPILVDRGLPSALAALAARALVPTELLVDDDLGTPEGRLDPAVESTAYFVVAEALTNVAKHSSARACRVLVARRVGRLDITVWDDGVGGAHVAKGHGLSGIADRVRAGGGSLEVTSPTGGPTAVHAELPR from the coding sequence ATGACCGCCACACCGCTGGCCACCGCGCCCGCTCCCACCACACCGGCACCCGGTCTCGGCCGCCAGCTCCTGCGCGACTCCGGCTACGTGCTGGCCGGCATGCCGCTGGCGGTGGTCAGCTTCGTGGTGGCTGTGACGGGAATCGCTCTCAGCGCCGCGCTACTGGTCACCACGCTCGGCCTGCCCGTCCTCGCCGGCACCGTGTACGCGGCCCGCCTGCTGGCCGATCTCGAACGGTTCCGGCTGCCCGGGGTGCTCCGCCAGCCCCGGGTCCGCCCCGCCTACCTGGCGCCCGAGCCCGGGTCGGGCTACTGGCGCCGGATCCTGGTGCCGCTGCGCGACTCGCAGTCCTGGCTCGACCTGCTGCACGCCTTCCTCAAGCTGCTGGTGACGGTGCCCACGTTCGCGGTGCTGCTGGTCTGGTGGGTGCTGGCCATCGGCGGCACCCTCTACTTCACCTACGACTGGGCGATCCCGCGCGGCCCGGGCGACCAGGACCTGAGCCAGCTCCTCGGGATGGGCGACGGCGCCGAGGCACGAATCGTCCTGAACACGGCGATCGGCCTGTTCTGCCTGCTCAGCCTGCCGCTGCTGGCCCGCGGCTGCGCCCGGCTCCAGGCCGGCCTGGCCCGTTCGCTGCTGACCGGGGTGGCCGAGATGCGCCAGCGGATCACCACGCTGGAGGAGCAGAAGCGGGCCGCCGCCTCCGCCGAGGCGTCCGCGCTGCGCCGGCTGGAGCGGGACATCCACGACGGCCCGCAGCAGCGCCTGGTCCGCCTCGCCATGGACCTCAGCCGGGCCCGCCAGCAGCTCGCCGCCGACCCGGAGGCGGCCCGGCGGACCCTGGACGAGGCGGTCACCCAGACCCGGGAGACGCTCGACGAACTGCGCGCCCTGTCCCGGGGGATCGCGCCGCCGATCCTGGTCGACCGGGGACTGCCCAGCGCCCTGGCCGCCCTCGCCGCCCGCGCCCTGGTCCCCACCGAGCTGCTGGTCGACGACGACCTGGGTACGCCCGAGGGACGACTGGACCCGGCGGTGGAGAGCACCGCGTACTTCGTGGTGGCCGAGGCGTTGACCAACGTCGCCAAACACAGCTCGGCCCGCGCCTGCCGGGTGCTGGTGGCCCGCCGGGTCGGCCGGCTGGACATCACCGTGTGGGACGACGGGGTGGGCGGCGCGCACGTCGCCAAGGGGCACGGGCTCAGCGGCATCGCCGACCGGGTACGCGCCGGCGGCGGCTCCCTGGAGGTGACCAGCCCGACCGGCGGTCCCACGGCGGTCCACGCCGAACTGCCCCGGTAA
- a CDS encoding AMP-binding protein — translation MQDAADRSAPNLADRLRRAATAHGDRAALHWRDRTLTWSELDSAVTATARALSVAAPPSAGDAHPPRVAIAFGNTPDFVVTYLAALRAGLVAVPVNPGLTARELRHVLADSGAAVLVGAAEVVERVAAGELPALTAVHTAPPVTDGDAPAGFPARGGDDLAVLLYTSGTEGRPKGAMLSHRALAANHEQVDRIDPPVVGPADIVLLALPLFHAYGLNAGLGAVVHHGATGVLVDEPGPTGALAEVARHRVSVLVGVPSMFLSWAEAGGAGPAALASVRVAVCGAAPLPPAVAARFTEVTGRPVHVGYGLTETAPVLTSTLVGGEPRPGSIGRPLPGVELRLVGSDGTELWRDGAPVAEEEADELDLADEASGTDPGQIVVRGANLFAGYWPDGRGGPDADGWWATGDVAYADEDGDLFLVDRLGELILVNGFNVYPHEVELVLQAHPGVAESAVLGVPHPRTGETVRAYVVRAAGPPVTAEELLGHCARNLARFKCPTAVEFVDSLPYSAIGKVRKTELRPAVSPAPPTQIRTEVPDVQ, via the coding sequence GTGCAGGACGCCGCCGACCGCTCCGCGCCGAACCTCGCCGACCGGCTCCGCCGGGCGGCCACCGCCCACGGGGACCGCGCCGCGCTGCACTGGCGCGATCGGACCCTGACCTGGTCCGAACTGGACTCGGCGGTCACCGCGACCGCCCGCGCGCTCTCCGTCGCGGCACCACCGTCCGCCGGGGACGCCCACCCGCCCCGGGTCGCGATCGCCTTCGGCAACACCCCGGACTTCGTGGTCACCTACCTCGCGGCGCTGCGCGCCGGACTGGTGGCGGTGCCGGTCAACCCCGGCCTCACCGCCCGTGAGCTGCGGCACGTGCTCGCCGACTCCGGGGCCGCCGTGCTGGTCGGCGCGGCGGAGGTGGTCGAGCGCGTCGCGGCCGGCGAGCTGCCCGCGCTGACCGCCGTACACACCGCCCCGCCGGTCACCGATGGTGACGCCCCGGCCGGTTTCCCCGCCCGGGGCGGGGACGACCTCGCCGTTCTGCTCTACACCTCCGGCACCGAGGGGCGGCCCAAGGGCGCCATGCTGTCGCACCGCGCGCTGGCCGCCAACCACGAGCAGGTCGACCGGATCGACCCGCCGGTGGTCGGCCCCGCCGACATCGTGCTGCTCGCCCTGCCGCTGTTCCACGCGTACGGCCTGAACGCCGGGCTGGGCGCCGTGGTGCACCACGGCGCGACCGGGGTGCTCGTCGACGAGCCGGGTCCGACCGGGGCGCTCGCCGAGGTCGCCCGGCACCGGGTCAGCGTGCTGGTCGGCGTACCGTCGATGTTCCTGAGCTGGGCCGAGGCGGGCGGTGCCGGCCCGGCGGCGCTGGCCTCGGTACGGGTGGCGGTGTGCGGGGCGGCGCCGCTGCCGCCGGCGGTCGCGGCGCGCTTCACCGAGGTCACCGGGCGTCCGGTGCACGTCGGGTACGGGCTCACCGAGACCGCCCCGGTGCTCACCTCCACCCTGGTCGGCGGCGAGCCCAGGCCGGGCTCGATCGGCCGCCCGCTGCCCGGCGTCGAGCTGCGCCTGGTCGGCTCGGACGGCACGGAGCTGTGGCGCGACGGCGCGCCCGTGGCCGAGGAGGAGGCCGACGAGCTGGATCTCGCCGACGAGGCGTCGGGCACCGACCCGGGGCAGATCGTGGTGCGGGGCGCCAACCTGTTCGCCGGCTACTGGCCGGACGGGCGGGGCGGGCCGGACGCGGACGGCTGGTGGGCCACCGGCGACGTGGCGTACGCCGACGAGGACGGCGACCTCTTCCTGGTCGACCGGCTCGGCGAGCTGATCCTGGTCAACGGCTTCAACGTCTATCCGCACGAGGTGGAGCTGGTGCTCCAGGCGCATCCGGGAGTGGCCGAGTCCGCCGTCCTCGGGGTGCCGCACCCGCGGACCGGCGAGACTGTGCGGGCGTACGTGGTGCGGGCGGCCGGCCCGCCGGTGACGGCGGAGGAGCTGCTCGGGCACTGTGCGCGTAACCTGGCCCGGTTCAAGTGCCCGACCGCCGTCGAGTTCGTCGACAGCCTGCCGTACTCGGCGATCGGCAAGGTACGCAAGACCGAGCTCCGCCCGGCGGTGTCCCCGGCGCCGCCGACCCAGATCCGCACGGAGGTACCCGATGTCCAGTGA
- a CDS encoding response regulator transcription factor → MRVVIADDAVLLREGLVRLLTESGHEVVAAVGDGNALVEAVVTHRPDVSVVDVRMPPSHTDEGLRAAVEARRRVPRTPVLVLSQYVEVSYADDLLATTGGAGGGGIGYLLKDRVAAIDEFLDALDRVAAGGTVLDPEVIGQLLVRRRRDDPLAGLTPREREVLALMAEGRSNTAIARALVVSDGAVEKHVRNIFTKLDLPADATTHHRRVLAVLAHLRAPA, encoded by the coding sequence ATGCGGGTGGTGATCGCGGACGACGCCGTACTGCTCCGGGAGGGGCTGGTCCGGCTGCTGACCGAGTCGGGACACGAGGTGGTGGCGGCCGTCGGGGACGGGAACGCCCTGGTCGAGGCGGTGGTGACGCACCGGCCGGACGTGTCGGTGGTGGACGTCCGGATGCCACCGTCGCACACCGACGAGGGGTTGCGCGCCGCCGTGGAGGCACGCCGGCGGGTGCCCCGTACGCCGGTCCTGGTGCTCTCCCAGTACGTCGAGGTGTCGTACGCGGACGACCTGCTCGCCACCACCGGCGGGGCCGGCGGCGGCGGGATCGGCTACCTGCTGAAGGACCGGGTGGCCGCGATCGACGAGTTCCTGGACGCGCTGGACCGGGTGGCCGCCGGCGGAACGGTGCTCGACCCGGAGGTGATCGGCCAGCTGCTGGTCCGGCGCCGGCGCGACGACCCGCTGGCCGGGCTGACCCCGCGCGAGCGGGAGGTACTGGCCCTGATGGCCGAGGGCCGTTCGAACACCGCGATCGCGCGAGCGCTCGTGGTCAGCGACGGCGCGGTCGAGAAGCACGTCCGCAACATCTTCACCAAGCTCGACCTCCCCGCCGACGCCACCACCCACCACCGCCGCGTCCTGGCCGTCCTCGCCCACCTCCGCGCCCCGGCCTAG
- a CDS encoding DUF5667 domain-containing protein has translation MDSDLFSRRRAERFAQLLDEANGGRRHHVRSKADDELAALVAVGQRLAADRPTVEVDAEFRTGLRAMLVATAEREGVGAPAQAGAASTGTGVRGSLLPAVTGRRVRARGAILVGVAAGAIALSGISAASENALPGDALYGMKRSTERAQLALASSDLSRGQLFLDFARTRLDEAATVRGDRVGFSAVLDDMDADTRQGVRLLTTVAVQRADETGLNAIDAFLTGQRRAVSGLLDRVDHVERDRTHRSLDLLDSVGRRADGLRAAIACGLPAPVASDALGPTPGTCPADR, from the coding sequence GTGGACAGTGACCTCTTCTCCCGTCGGCGTGCCGAGCGCTTCGCACAGCTCCTCGACGAGGCTAACGGCGGCCGGCGGCACCATGTCCGTTCCAAGGCCGACGACGAACTCGCCGCGCTCGTCGCGGTGGGCCAGCGACTCGCCGCCGACCGGCCGACCGTCGAGGTCGACGCGGAATTCCGCACCGGGCTGCGCGCGATGCTGGTCGCCACCGCCGAGCGGGAGGGCGTCGGAGCCCCGGCGCAGGCGGGGGCCGCCTCGACGGGCACCGGCGTACGCGGTTCGTTGCTGCCGGCCGTGACCGGCCGGCGGGTCCGCGCCCGGGGTGCGATCCTGGTCGGGGTGGCCGCCGGCGCGATCGCCCTCTCCGGCATCTCCGCCGCCAGCGAGAACGCGCTGCCCGGCGACGCCCTCTACGGCATGAAGCGCTCCACCGAACGGGCCCAGCTCGCCCTGGCCAGCTCGGACCTGAGTCGCGGTCAGCTCTTCCTGGACTTCGCCCGGACCCGACTCGACGAGGCGGCCACGGTCCGTGGCGACCGGGTCGGGTTCAGCGCCGTGCTGGACGACATGGACGCCGACACCCGGCAGGGCGTACGCCTGCTGACCACGGTGGCCGTGCAGCGCGCCGACGAGACGGGCCTGAACGCGATCGACGCGTTCCTCACCGGCCAGCGGCGCGCGGTCAGCGGGCTGCTCGACCGGGTGGACCACGTCGAGCGGGACCGTACGCACCGGTCGCTGGACCTGCTCGACAGCGTCGGCAGGCGCGCCGACGGGCTCCGGGCCGCGATCGCCTGCGGGCTGCCGGCACCGGTGGCCAGCGACGCGCTCGGCCCGACTCCGGGCACCTGCCCCGCCGACCGCTGA